The genome window CTGGCTTGCGCCGCAGCTGTTGCGCTCGGCTGCGTGGCCGTCCTTATTTACAAAAAGAAAGTCTCCGGCAGAAAGGATGATTCCATGCGGCTGCAGAATCTCGATGAAGGGCGGCTCGTGCGCGTCGCTTCCGTCGGCTCCGACGGTCTTGCAGTCGTTACCTACCGGGGAGCCACGTGGATCGCGCGTCCCGGTTCAGCTTCGAACCTTACGCCCGGCGTCTGGACGATTGAGAGCGTTGACGGCACGCAGCTCGTTCTCGGAGAACGACGCGGCGGCTGACTGACTTTCGACGCGGCTCTTAGCCGAGAAACCTCTCCTTTTCAAATTTTTCTTTACTTCCTGCGCCATCATGCTGATTGACTTTCCTGTGAGCGGCTTCTTCATCTTCACGCTTGTTCTCGTCCTGCTTGCCATTCTCTTCGCAAGTCAGGGCATTAAGGTCGTGCCTCAGCAGACCGCATGGGTGGTTGAGCGTCTCGGCAAATTCCATGCAGTGCTCTCGCCCGGCCTGAATTTCATCATCCCGTTCGTCGATCGGGTTGCCTATCGTCATTCCCTGAAGGAAATTCCGCTCGATACGCCGAGTCAGGTCTGCATTACGCGCGACAACACCCAGCTCACGGTCGACGGCGTGCTCTTCTTTCAGGTGACCGATCCCCAGAGGGCAAGCTACGGCACCTCCAACTACATCATCGCCATTACGCAGCTCGCGCAGACGACGCTCAGAAGCGTGATCGGCAAGATGGAGCTCGACAAGACTTTTGAAGAGCGCGATCTCATCAATAAGTCCGTTGTGTCCTCGATCGATGAAGCTGCGCTCAACTGGGGCGTCAAGGTGCTTCGATATGAAATCAAGGATTTGACGCCGCCCGCAGTGATCCTTCAGGCCATGCAGCAGCAGATTACGGCTGAGCGCGAAAAGCGCGCCGTGGTCGCGGCTTCGGAAGGCCGCAAGCTCGAGCAGATCAATCTGGCTACGGGCGCGAGAGAGGCGGCGATTGCTCAGTCCGAGGGCGAAAAGCAGGCGGAGATCAACAAGGCCGAAGGTCAGGCAGCCGCAACGATTGCGCTCGCCAACGCCACTGCAGAGGCGCTTGAGCGCATCGCTGCAGCAACGCAGAAGGAAGGCGGCCTCACGGCGGTCAACCTTCAGGTGGCTGAAAAGTATGTCGCGGCGTTCAGCGAGCTTGCGCGCACGAACAACACGCTGATTGTTCCGGGGAACATGTCCGACATGAGCACGCTGATTGCGT of Sutterella faecalis contains these proteins:
- a CDS encoding SPFH domain-containing protein, which translates into the protein MLIDFPVSGFFIFTLVLVLLAILFASQGIKVVPQQTAWVVERLGKFHAVLSPGLNFIIPFVDRVAYRHSLKEIPLDTPSQVCITRDNTQLTVDGVLFFQVTDPQRASYGTSNYIIAITQLAQTTLRSVIGKMELDKTFEERDLINKSVVSSIDEAALNWGVKVLRYEIKDLTPPAVILQAMQQQITAEREKRAVVAASEGRKLEQINLATGAREAAIAQSEGEKQAEINKAEGQAAATIALANATAEALERIAAATQKEGGLTAVNLQVAEKYVAAFSELARTNNTLIVPGNMSDMSTLIASAMKIVDTSRGAQASLPKSK
- a CDS encoding NfeD family protein, whose product is MISISPTIAWFIAAALVLAIELFLTTAYLLAVSLGLAAGAIAAWAGLDFSGQILACAAAVALGCVAVLIYKKKVSGRKDDSMRLQNLDEGRLVRVASVGSDGLAVVTYRGATWIARPGSASNLTPGVWTIESVDGTQLVLGERRGG